The following proteins come from a genomic window of Palaemon carinicauda isolate YSFRI2023 chromosome 12, ASM3689809v2, whole genome shotgun sequence:
- the LOC137650474 gene encoding TIR domain-containing adapter molecule 1-like, with the protein MDSPAKTKACPGKTKACPAQTKDCTAQTKDCPAKTKDCPAKTKDCPAKTKACLGKTKDCLAKTDCPGNIKACPAQPKDFPAQTKDCPAQTKACPAQTKDCPAQTKVFPAPQKKPLSPNKGLPSPQKALSAQPKAFPAKNKGLSAQTKACPAQT; encoded by the coding sequence ATGGACTCCCCAGCCAAAACGAAGGCCTGCCCGGGTAAAACAAAGGCATGCCCAGCCCAAACGAAGGACTGCACAGCCCAAACAAAGGACTGCCCAGCCAAAACAAAGGACTGCCCAGCCAAAACAAAGGACTGCCCAGCCAAAACGAAGGCCTGTCTAGGCAAAACAAAGGACTGCCTAGCCAAAACGGACTGTCCGGGCAACATAAAGGCCTGCCCAGCCCAACCAAAGGATTTTCCAGCCCAAACAAAGGATTGCCCAGCCCAAACAAAGGCCTGCCCAGCCCAAACAAAGGATTGCCCAGCCCAAACAAAGGTCTTCCCAGCCCCCCAAAAAAAGCCTCTCAGCCCAAACAAAGGCCTTCCTAGCCCCCAAAAAGCCCTCTCAGCCCAACCAAAGGCCTTCCCAGCCAAAAACAAAGGCCTCTCAGCCCAAACAAAGGCCTGCCCAGCGCAAACATAG
- the LOC137650475 gene encoding basic salivary proline-rich protein 2-like → MTAEKVAYIPDVALAGGHCKLVVNGFVKLKRIITHGILSKSPGIKVKTEIPKKLCNGGLDGIEPIRAAVQRLENWRVSDRRPSNDALRSPAQTKACPGKTKACPAQTKDCPAQMKACPGKTKACPAQTKDCPAQTKACPGKTKACPAQTKDCPAQTKACPGKPKACPAQTKDCPAKTKACPSKTKACPAKTKDCPAQTKTCPGKPKACPAQTKDCPAKTKACPSKTKACPAKTKDCPAQMKTCPGKPKACPAQTKDCPAKTKACPSKTKACPAKTKDCPAQTKTCPGKPKACPAQTKDCPAKTKAYPSKTKACPAKTKDCPAQTKACPGKPKACPAQAKDSPAKTEACLAKTKDCPGNTKACPGKPKACPSQTKDCPPQTKACPAQNKGLPSQKQNASQPKQRPAQRKRRPAHPKRRPVHHKTKACPPQNKGLPGPKKALSAQSKAFPAKNKGLSAQTNACPAQTNACPAQT, encoded by the coding sequence cCATTGTAAATTAGTTGTCAATGGCTTtgtaaaactgaaaagaataatcACCCACGGCATCCTCTCCAAATCACCAGGAATTAAGGTAAAGACTGAAATCCCAAAAAAGCTTTGCAATGGTGGACTGGATGGAATAGAACCAATCCGAGCAGCTGTCCAAAGGCTAGAGAACTGGCGGGTAAGTGACCGACGGCCATCCAATGACGCGCTGCGCAGCCCAGCCCAAACGAAGGCCTGCCCGGGCAAAACAAAGGCCTGTCCAGCCCAAACGAAGGACTGCCCAGCCCAAATGAAAGCCTGCCCGGGCAAAACAAAGGCCTGCCCAGCCCAAACAAAGGACTGCCCAGCCCAAACGAAGGCCTGCCCGGGCAAAACAAAGGCCTGCCCAGCACAAACGAAGGACTGCCCAGCCCAAACGAAGGCCTGCCCTGGTAAACCAAAGGCATGCCCAGCCCAAACGAAGGACTGCCCAGCCAAAACAAAGGCCTGCCCGAGTAAAACAAAGGCATGCCCAGCCAAAACAAAGGACTGCCCAGCCCAAACGAAGACCTGCCCTGGCAAACCAAAGGCATGCCCAGCCCAAACGAAGGACTGCCCAGCCAAAACGAAGGCCTGCCCGAGTAAAACAAAGGCATGCCCAGCCAAAACAAAGGACTGCCCAGCCCAAATGAAGACTTGCCCTGGCAAACCAAAGGCATGCCCAGCCCAAACGAAGGACTGCCCAGCCAAAACGAAGGCCTGCCCGAGTAAAACAAAGGCATGCCCAGCCAAAACAAAGGACTGCCCAGCCCAAACGAAGACCTGCCCTGGCAAACCAAAGGCATGCCCAGCCCAAACGAAGGACTGCCCAGCCAAAACGAAGGCCTACCCGAGTAAAACAAAGGCATGCCCAGCCAAAACAAAGGACTGCCCAGCCCAAACGAAGGCCTGCCCTGGCAAACCAAAGGCATGCCCAGCCCAAGCAAAGGACTCCCCAGCCAAAACGGAGGCCTGTCTAGCCAAAACGAAGGACTGTCCGGGCAACACAAAGGCCTGCCCTGGCAAACCAAAGGCATGCCCATCCCAAACAAAGGATTGCCCACCCCAAACAAAGGCCTGCCCAGCCCAAAACAAAGGCCTTCCCAGCCAAAAACAAAACGCCTCTCAGCCCAAACAAAGGCCTGCTCAGCGTAAACGCAGGCCTGCCCATCCCAAACGAAGGCCTGTCCACCACAAAACAAAGGCCTGCCCACCACAAAACAAAGGCCTTCCTGGCCCAAAAAAAGCCCTCTCAGCCCAATCAAAGGCCTTCCCAGCTAAAAACAAAGGCCTCTCAGCCCAAACAAACGCCTGCCCAGCCCAAACAAACGCCTGCCCAGCGCAAACGTAG